A single Bacteroidota bacterium DNA region contains:
- a CDS encoding AraC family transcriptional regulator → MKLFIKYMVSIRCKMVVKSELDKLALHYRKVDLGEVDVRENITPEQRDQLKTSLLKSGLELMDDKKAILIEKIKTIIIEMIHYADEPPKTNFSDYLCEKLNYDYTYLANLFSEVTGITIEHYIIAHKIERVKELLIYDELNLTEISYKLNYSSVAHLSNQFKKVTGLTPTFFKQLKRKKRLTLNNV, encoded by the coding sequence TTGAAGCTCTTCATCAAATATATGGTAAGCATTCGCTGCAAAATGGTGGTGAAGTCAGAGTTGGATAAACTTGCGCTGCATTACCGAAAGGTGGATTTAGGTGAAGTGGATGTCAGAGAGAATATTACTCCTGAACAGCGTGATCAATTGAAAACCTCATTATTGAAATCAGGGCTTGAGTTGATGGATGACAAAAAAGCCATTCTGATTGAAAAAATAAAAACTATCATCATTGAGATGATACATTATGCAGACGAACCTCCCAAAACAAATTTTTCCGATTATCTCTGTGAGAAACTCAACTATGACTACACCTACCTCGCCAACCTTTTTTCAGAAGTAACAGGCATCACTATTGAACATTATATTATCGCTCACAAAATTGAACGGGTAAAAGAATTGCTTATATATGATGAACTCAATCTTACCGAAATCTCTTACAAGCTGAACTACAGCAGCGTGGCGCATTTATCCAACCAGTTCAAGAAAGTGACGGGGCTAACGCCTACCTTCTTCAAGCAACTCAAGCGCAAGAAACGCCTCACACTTAATAATGTGTGA
- a CDS encoding ABC transporter permease, whose protein sequence is MRIIKETFSRDFEFKEFLHQCFQIGYKSLPLISITGAIMGLVLTIQTRPALVDFGAVTMLPGMVAVSLIRELGPVITALICAGKIGSGMGAELGSMKVTEQIDAMEVSSTNPIRFLVVTRVSAATLMIPLLILYADALGILGSWVGANIKGDVSFVLFFAQAFSHVEFMDFLPAVIKSFFFGAVIGVVGCYKGYNAGRGTESVGIAANSAVVLASLLVIIVDMIAVQVTDMLI, encoded by the coding sequence ATGCGTATCATAAAAGAAACATTTTCGCGCGACTTTGAATTTAAAGAATTTTTGCATCAATGTTTTCAAATCGGATATAAATCATTACCGCTTATTTCAATCACGGGAGCCATAATGGGTTTGGTGCTAACTATTCAGACGCGCCCGGCACTTGTTGATTTCGGAGCAGTAACCATGCTTCCCGGAATGGTAGCAGTATCTCTTATCAGGGAATTGGGCCCGGTTATAACGGCACTTATATGCGCAGGAAAAATTGGTTCGGGCATGGGAGCAGAATTAGGTTCAATGAAAGTAACCGAACAAATTGATGCCATGGAGGTATCCTCCACTAATCCTATAAGATTTTTAGTTGTCACAAGAGTGTCAGCAGCAACGCTTATGATACCCTTATTAATTTTATATGCAGATGCACTTGGCATCTTAGGAAGCTGGGTAGGCGCAAATATTAAAGGCGATGTATCGTTTGTTTTATTTTTCGCACAGGCATTTAGCCATGTTGAGTTTATGGATTTTTTACCTGCTGTCATAAAATCCTTTTTTTTCGGAGCAGTAATTGGAGTAGTAGGATGCTATAAAGGATACAATGCCGGGCGCGGAACCGAAAGTGTAGGCATTGCTGCAAATTCTGCTGTTGTATTAGCATCACTCCTGGTGATAATTGTCGATATGATTGCAGTACAAGTTACCGACATGCTGATATAA
- a CDS encoding MlaD family protein, whose protein sequence is MDTHTQKFKVRLGLFVAGGLALFVLAIFIIGKQKNLFNPVFKLTTTFYNVSGLQVGNNVRFSGINVGTVDNISIINDSTVKVDLLIKKDVKQFIKSDCEVAIGSEGLIGDRLLIITRGSSDAPLAKEGQHLASTEPVETDAIMASLRVTAGNAEIISQQLAEIMIKINSGNGTLGRLIHDSTIAENFNQTMVNLKQSTKGLNENMEAAKNNFLLKGYFKKKAKVEEKKKKDAEEKKAAEQEVQDEKK, encoded by the coding sequence ATGGATACGCACACACAAAAATTTAAAGTACGTTTAGGGCTGTTTGTCGCAGGAGGATTGGCACTTTTTGTACTGGCCATATTTATAATCGGAAAGCAAAAGAATTTATTTAATCCTGTTTTTAAACTTACAACTACCTTTTACAATGTAAGCGGATTACAGGTCGGAAATAATGTCCGCTTCTCCGGAATTAATGTAGGCACTGTTGACAACATCAGCATCATTAACGATTCAACTGTAAAGGTAGATTTGTTGATTAAAAAAGATGTTAAGCAGTTTATTAAATCGGACTGTGAAGTGGCAATAGGTTCAGAAGGACTTATTGGCGACCGGCTTTTAATTATTACGCGTGGAAGTTCTGATGCTCCTTTAGCAAAAGAAGGACAACACCTTGCATCAACCGAGCCTGTTGAAACAGATGCCATCATGGCAAGTTTGCGGGTAACAGCAGGTAATGCCGAAATTATTTCGCAACAACTTGCAGAGATTATGATTAAAATAAACAGCGGAAACGGAACACTTGGCAGATTAATTCATGATTCAACCATTGCAGAAAATTTTAATCAGACCATGGTGAATCTTAAACAAAGTACCAAAGGATTAAATGAAAATATGGAAGCAGCCAAAAATAATTTCCTTTTAAAAGGTTATTTTAAGAAGAAGGCAAAAGTGGAAGAAAAAAAGAAGAAGGACGCTGAAGAAAAAAAAGCAGCGGAACAAGAAGTACAAGATGAAAAGAAATAA
- a CDS encoding ATP-binding cassette domain-containing protein: MNNANTENNASFKTISDEPVIEIHNLKKSFGKQEVLKDVSLKLYNGENLVVIGKSGSGKSVLIKCIVRLLSSDGGTINVFEKNVNTLTRKELGELRQKIGFLFQSGALYDSMTVKQNLEFPLRRMKKKLTEKEIKEKVNEVLENVGLADALNKMPSQLSGGMRKRISLARTIVVDPMIMLYDEPTTGLDPVTSDEISSLINDVRKKYKTSSLIITHDIKCARNTANRIIMLLDGEVYMEGKVKDFENSTDTIIKSFFMLNG, encoded by the coding sequence ATGAATAATGCCAATACAGAAAATAATGCTTCATTTAAAACGATAAGCGATGAACCGGTTATTGAAATTCATAATCTTAAGAAATCATTTGGCAAACAAGAGGTATTAAAAGATGTTTCTTTGAAGCTTTATAATGGCGAAAACTTAGTCGTGATTGGTAAATCAGGAAGCGGTAAATCTGTCTTAATTAAGTGTATTGTTCGTTTATTAAGTTCTGATGGCGGAACAATAAATGTGTTTGAAAAAAATGTGAATACATTAACCAGAAAAGAATTGGGCGAGTTGAGACAGAAAATTGGTTTTCTTTTTCAAAGTGGTGCATTGTACGACTCCATGACGGTGAAACAAAACCTGGAATTTCCATTGCGAAGAATGAAAAAGAAACTTACCGAAAAAGAAATTAAAGAAAAAGTAAATGAGGTTTTAGAAAATGTCGGTTTAGCTGATGCACTGAATAAAATGCCCTCACAACTCTCGGGCGGCATGCGAAAAAGAATAAGCCTAGCACGCACTATTGTTGTGGATCCAATGATAATGCTATATGACGAACCCACAACAGGACTTGACCCTGTTACTTCCGATGAAATAAGTTCACTCATCAATGATGTCCGGAAAAAATATAAGACATCTTCACTGATCATCACACATGATATCAAATGTGCCCGTAACACAGCAAACCGAATTATCATGTTATTGGATGGCGAAGTTTATATGGAAGGAAAAGTAAAGGACTTTGAAAACTCAACCGACACGATAATTAAATCTTTCTTTATGTTGAATGGATAA